The Thermococcus sibiricus MM 739 DNA window ATTCTATCTGGCTTTAAATTTGTATTGTATCTTAGGATTTTCTTGCAACTCATGAAGACTTTGGGGATAGTTCTCTATAACCCATGTCATAAAAGCACTTATATCTATTTTCTCTTTCAGTAATCTTTTTTGCTTTTTTTTCCACTTTCTTTTTAATAGCGAAAGCCTTTCAGAAAGTTCTACGACCTTACTGATACCCTTATCCCCTCGACTATACCTGTAAATAAGACCATACCTCTCCTCTAGTTCTTCAAAGACTCCAACCTTCCAAGCACTCGAATTGATCATTACTGCAGGAACTCCTAATACAGCAGCCTCCGTTACCATAGTGCCAGTGTCTGCCACCAGCATAGAAGAATAGTAAATAACATCGTGTATCCTATGTTTGGGAATGGAAAGTTTATACTTTTCCAAAGGAGCAGGCAGTGGTAGCTCAGATGAAATAAAAAATTTAATCCCTAATTTTTCTAGTTTTTTTATAAGATAGATTTTGTCTTCATACGAAAGTCCGTATAAGTTAACGTCATGTAACGCATCAAATGCATTGAACCTAAGTAATAAATATGTATCATGCTTACTCACTCCTAGTTCGTGCAAGATGTCTGGATTAGGGTTATAATATTTAGGAGATAAATAGCTAAGTTCTTTGTAGCTGTCTACCTTTATATGCTGATTACCAAGAGACTGTCTAAATGCTTTGGGGGTTATAATCGCCCTAGGGATTCTCGAAAACATCTTAAACTCCAGTTGATACAAACCGCTATAGAACATAGGTTCTCCATCCATATACCAAATATTTGGAACATTAAGAATTTCCGATATAATTGCCCCATAACCTCCACCACCAACTATAACATCCGGTTTAATTTTATTTTTAATTGTTTTCAATAACGCTGACATTACATCAAGGGGAAACTGAGCAGTTTTTAACAGTTTATTTGAAGACACTAACGGATCTGAATACATAATATAATCGAACCCAAAAGAATTTAGTAATTCTATTGTATCTCCATAGTTTCTTGCCAACAAGAATACGGAGTGCCCTTTATCTTTAAGAGCAGTATATATGTTCTTATAGAAATGCGCTTGAGCGGGAGTATTTACAACTATAAGGATATTCATTTTATTACCCCCCATACATGATAACTTCATATATCCTCTATATATTCCCTATACCATGCCTCAAACACTATTAGGCTCCATATTTTGAGTCCATTATTCCTTTTTCCGGTTTTGTGCTCCCGTATCAGCCTATCAATGTAATCATAATTGAAAAACCCCTCTCCTTTATGATATCTTCAGACAGGTACTCATTCACCAAGTCTTGTAGATCCCGGTCTAACCAGAGCCCGGTCGGTGGATTGAAGCCCATTTTTTCCGTTTTAATACAAACTTCGGCAAGTATGGCTTCATCGCCATCTTTAGCACATATTTTAACTGGAACCTTTTTAACTTTATGCTGTATGGAATAGTTGCTGAAAACTCTATTAGTTTATGATCCACGAAAGGTACCCTTGCCTCGAGCGATGCGGCCATACTCGTCTTATCGCCGTACTCCAGGAGATTATATGGCAGGAAGCTATTTATCTCTGCATAGAATGTCTTCTTTTCATAATCGTTTGTTCTTGCCCTGTTAAAGAGTTCTTTTACGAAATAGGAGGAGTCCTTAAATTTGTGGGATTTCTTGAAACTCTCGGAGTATAATTCCTCTTTTTCTTTCTCGCTGAAGTATCGGATCATATTGTAATACCTCTCATCCGGGGGGAGGCGAGTAGCTTCAACAAACATTCTACCCCATCTAACATAATCCCTTTCTTTTTTGGACTCTGGAAGCAGGTACAGTAATTTCTCGAACGGCCTTGTCACTATGCTTGGGGTTTTGGTATAGTACTCTGCTAGCCTCATTCCCAGGTACTTTGGATATCCTGCGAAAACTTCATCCCCCCAGTCCCTGAAAGCGCGACTTTAACTTTCTTGGAGATGTAATCTGATATTAAATGGATTATTGAAGTGGAGTTCCCAAACGGTTCATCGTGTTGCTTAACTATTTTTGGTAATAGCTTAAACACGTCCGGCTCCAAGACAACCTCATGGTGCTCTGTATCAAAAAACTCAGCTACTTGCCGGGCGTACTCTAATTCGCTAAATTCCTCATCATAAAACCCCACTGTGAATGTTTTTATTGGCTCTTCAGAATACCTTGACATTAAGGCCACAATGGTGCTCGAATCGAGCCCCCCGCTTAGGTAAACTCCTATTGGGACGTCACTTATCATGTGTATCCTGATGGATTCCTCCAACAGTTCTCTGGCTCGTTTTATGTAGTACT harbors:
- a CDS encoding DUF354 domain-containing protein; its protein translation is MNILIVVNTPAQAHFYKNIYTALKDKGHSVFLLARNYGDTIELLNSFGFDYIMYSDPLVSSNKLLKTAQFPLDVMSALLKTIKNKIKPDVIVGGGGYGAIISEILNVPNIWYMDGEPMFYSGLYQLEFKMFSRIPRAIITPKAFRQSLGNQHIKVDSYKELSYLSPKYYNPNPDILHELGVSKHDTYLLLRFNAFDALHDVNLYGLSYEDKIYLIKKLEKLGIKFFISSELPLPAPLEKYKLSIPKHRIHDVIYYSSMLVADTGTMVTEAAVLGVPAVMINSSAWKVGVFEELEERYGLIYRYSRGDKGISKVVELSERLSLLKRKWKKKQKRLLKEKIDISAFMTWVIENYPQSLHELQENPKIQYKFKAR